Below is a window of Ananas comosus cultivar F153 linkage group 9, ASM154086v1, whole genome shotgun sequence DNA.
TGGCATTGAGGATTTGGAAATTTAGCAGGATTCCAGCAACGACCTTTAGAGATTTAGCTCGTGTGCGGCGTAGGAGCACCCAAATCCTGTGAAACTTGATTTGGAGGATTGTGGACTCGTGGGTGATGAGTAGAACGAATTAAACAGCAAGTAATTGAGGTTAGTATGATCAAATTACTATTTTCTTGATATTTTGGTGTTCTTGAGCTAAAATTGAGATTTTCTTGGTGTTTTTGGATCCGATTACCTTGGGAGCTGGATTTTTAATGTGGAAATTGGTTTTCCATCATCCTCTACTAGTTTAGAAACTTTTCCCAATTGagtttgtgtcacgccccgacctgcctatttggtcggttcgggtacgtcgaacagacgccgaacggatagcacctcccatgtccgtccaaggctcaacaagacatcaaacatatatatagtttgcacaagcaaaaacataaacatatatggcttgcacgagggcaagcaatagccaaaagtgaaagattctaaactaaacattcatacaagtactatgattaacttttaatcacatacatgcattcaatatttacattcattcttttctttatacatCATATGATCTCCAAAATTGCATAACAATTCTTTCCTAAAAAACTTAAGCTTTTATATTTATGCATCATTCATACTACTAACATCATGAAATACAAAAGTTGATAAACGGGGATGAAGCTATACTCGGGTAGTTGCTAGCTAGGGTGCGatacccttgccacggtcctcgaCCGCTTCGCTCGAACCTGGATCTGTGGAAAGTAGTGGGGTTGTCGGATCTTCGaaccgagtctcccaacgcgtcggttttaccttcaattaggtttacaaagaGTCAATTTAACCATAAACCTCATATCTATGAAAACTCCAATTTCAACTCTAGGGTTTCCATAGCGTGAACAACATGGTCTCAACATGAGATTACTAGGGTTTTCTAGGTTTCTATTCTTACAAAAGGCTCAAAACCAAGTGTtctagggcataaaaccaaATCATAACATGGATCTTGcaagaaaccttaccttagcctACTAGTTctccaagctccaccttgtaggagagctctagaTCCTCCAAAGCCTCAAATCTTCTTTGAAATCTCCTCCAATCTTTTCCAATCCACCTTAGGAaagagctcctagagagagagagggagaaaaatgagagaggagagtgtgTTCACTGCTGTGGACAAGAGAGGAGAAGGTGTGGGGATTTTATAAGCCAccacaattgcatttaagctctcaaattacttttatttgcagcagactaaaACTGCTGTTCGCAGCACTGGGTTCCGATACGCGGGCTCGCGTCATCGGTACGCCCTTCAGCATTagtccaaacccgagagctgctgttctcgggttgctgcggggtaccggtaccatccCAGTACCATACCGGTACGCCGACCCCAgtgaccaaacccgagagcaagcttCTCGGTTGGCCTGCCTGGTTCCGGTACGACTTCCTCaataccggtacgcagtgcccagactgcagttttggcAGTGTTTAGGTTCTATTTCGTACCGAGCAACACCAAAACCCTTCTATCTCACTTGGAACttaactttaacccttccaacactgttggaGTGTCgaatggactttgtccaaccaTCTCTCTCGCCACagtttggtcaatttgactaaagttcgatataatttaccgaagtttcggtatattgcAGTTTGAGATTTGAGAGGTGAGTTTTAGTTCAGATTTGGATAATTGAGCATATATATGCTGATTTTGAGGTTTTGATGTAAAATCTTGAAATTTGGAATCCAGATTTTTATAGAAGCTTATGGATGGATTTGAATTGATTCTCCACTTCATTTGGGAGGTTTGTGATCCAACTCCACTCATTTTATAAGCTAGAATTCTTGGATTTGAGCTGAACTGCAAAATTGCTTAAGTGCTGAAGTTCTGGATGCAGATTCTGAGCATTCAGAAGTGGGTTCAAATTAGTGTGAAGACTTTTTGGCGATCTTTTCGAGCTCGAATTTGGTGAGGAACCTGAGGGATTATTCTTGAGCATCTAGAGGTGAGTTGGGTGAAGTTTCACTACATTTAGACTTCAGAATTGGATTTAATCCAATGTTGAACTCATGTAGGTTGTAGCTGCCAACTTGCTGTTCTGGATTCTTGTTCTGGACGCCCAAAAGTTGGCACAGGAGGGTCCAGATCTTGACAGCAACCTGATATAGTTTGTTTTGAGGCAGATCTTTTCCAGGGTCTTTTCCAGCGACTTCTTGCCTTTGTTGGAGTCGCGTttaaggtgggttaatgttatcCGAAGCCTTCGGAATTCCTTCCAAGTATTCGAAACCCCAGTATGTATAGTTTTGTATATAATCATCTTGTTTTATAGCTCAAACTATAGATTTGCATTATTtagataaaatataagttttggAGCATGCATAACTAATTTATAATGATTATTATCTTTTGAactgaaatttgacttaggagaaaacttattAAACTTATACCAGccacttttcgaaaagttatcagatttatcTTCAGGagctgatttttcttttgtatcactAGTGTTAGTGCGTCATAAATATTTAGActagtgtaggttgagattacgTTCGTACTGAGGGGCCGAGCTCATTTTTACAGCAGAATTAGGCTGTTTTGTACTTTCGGGTGCCGTCGGGACTGACGGTGGACTCAGATTCTTATattttgtatcagattgtgccgagggcacatgACCCtcggttgttagaccagtttgacctaTTGGTATTGACTATAGGCTGtctgagcctgattgagctcgacagagacacgcttgcatactcggttaggtCGCTCCCATGAGTGCCGCTTCGGAGTGAGGCTTTTTTTGTATTGACATCGCAGCAGTCCCGTTTGGGTAGTtttcttggaccggccaccgtcgtgggtggtgtgcggtgtagttTGGGCACAGGCTGGACTGGCCAGTTGGCGATCcgttgagattgggtcagtgtgatTGATTTGTAGTTAGTGATGCATTTTTTATGTCTATAGAGAGCATGATTTGGATAGTggtagtatagtggcatatagctgtagagtttccTCCAGCTCATTTTACTATCCTTTACCTATAAGTTTCATACTTGTTCTGTGGACATAGTAGGTAGGCCGTtggggtcggtgacggtacccactgagaactactctgttttgcagtagttctcatacccatttgttgccacctttttgcagagccgtccgTTGCTGTTGCTGCTTCTGATCGAGGTAAGAGAGTAGCGAGCTATATatctatcttcttcttcttcgtcgtcgtcctcggcggcggcgcggcggaggaggggtcgccggcggcggcggaggtggcggcgctTCTGGCGGTGAGGTCGGTGCTCGCAGACCCGTCGGGCGCGCTCGCGTCGTGGTCCAACGCCAGCTCGTCGGAGCCCTGCGCGTCGTGGCGCGGGGTGTCCTGCTCCCTCGTGCGGCCCGGGTCCCAGCACGCCGTCGCGTCCCTCGACATCTCCTCTCTCAACCTCTCCGCGGGTGTCCTGCTCCCCCTTCGAGGAGGTCCTCGGCgccagcggcggcggaggtggcggcgctTCTGGCGGTGAGGTCGGCGCTCGCGGACCCGTCGGGCGCGCTCGCGTCGTGGTCCAACGCCAACTCGTCGAAGCCCTACGCGTCGTGGCGCGGGGTGTCCTGCTCCCTCGCGCGGCTCCACCCTCTGGCGGAGCTCCACTCACGGAGCTCCACCTGGTGGAGCTCCACCCTGgcagagctctctctctctctctccctctggcGGAGCtcctaaaatgaaataaactatGTAAATTAAGTACGCGCTTACatgaaataaattatgtaattattttaaaaaaaaatgcactacGTGCTTACATGAAAGTGTGTTTACATAATTTGTTTCATTttaggatttgaattttttttgtagttggATTTCCGTAGGCTTACTCTACTGTTGGCACACCTGACTATATTGCTCCAGAAGTTTTACTGAAGAACAGTTATGAAATGGAATGTGATTGGTAAGCCTTATATCTAGCCCGCAAGGTGTTCGACAAAATGCCCGTGAGGGACCTGCTCGCATGGACCGCGCTCGTCCACGGTCGTCCACGGCCTCTTGGGCCTGCGTGGTGAACGCGGGGTCGGTGAAGCGCGCGTACGTGATGAGGAGAGCCGGGGCGGCGGCAGGGCCGGTGCAGCGGCGGAGCAGGAGGAGGTGGGCGTAGAGGGGGAGGGCGTGGTGGGGCGCGGCAGAGCCGGTGAGGGCGAGGAGGACGGAGGTGTAGGAGGTGAGATCAGGGCGGGGCATGCGGAGGAGGCGGGCCTCGGGCCAGGCAGGAGGCGGCagcggaagaagaagagaaagagaaaaagaaaaggaaaacaaataatgtaaaatttttctaaatagtgcaactgtggtctaaatagtgtaaaatttattccaaaagagtgtaatttttatatataatagtgcagtttttaataaaacagtgcaatttaaaAAAANgtttttttttttttaaaaccaaacAACCGTCaagaaaaactatatttttttcctataaatCTAACACTAAACGAAGTAAAACTTTGTttccactaaaattttttttttaccattttacATGAAACCAAACACACCTTTAGCATTTCTCTTGCGATAAGCGCAGCGTGGCAAATCGGGCTCATCTCAACTGCcgaacaaaaataaattttttaaatattttaatttagtaaaataaattacgtTTTGGACGGTTGAGATGAATACGTCTGGCCACGTGACGCCAAGACGAAcaaactctaaaaaaaaaatattatgtttgggAGGTAATGCCAGCCAAAATTTTGTCGCTCGTGATTGTCGTGCTGCGTCAGAGCAAATCCATGGGCGGCTCTTCCAAGCGCGAACAGTACTgttattgttgttattattaacGAGTGAAAATGACCCTCCATGGCGTCACTcccaccctctccctcttcctcgtCCATGGCGCTCTTCTTCGCCTTCCTCGTACTGGTGTCGCTCCCGACCCTATTGGTGGCGAGATCCGAGCCCACTTTCTACGACCCAGCTCGCGTTTCCCGCCTCTCATGGCGCCCCAGGTGCTCTCCCCCAACCGCCGTGCTCTTGCTCGCTGTTTTGCGTGTCGGTAGTGGGTCCTGATTTGAGCTTCTGCGAACTGGGTTTCTGTTTCCAGGGCTTTTTTGTACAGGGGCTTCGTTTCCCACGAGGAATGCGACCATTTGATCGAGTtggtaaaggaaaaaaaattgtgatcTTTTGTTTCCTCGATCGTTGGGTGTTGCCCACCACTTGTTTGATGAAATGACCCACCGGGTTTTTAATGCGGTAGGCGAAGGACAAGCTGGAGAAGTCGATGGTGGCGGACGATGAGTCTGGGGATAGCGTTGCGAGCGATATTCGGACGAGCTCCGGCATGTTCTTGGAGAAGCACCAGGTTTTGGTTTTGGCTTTCTTGTGGCATTTTATTTGttgaatgtatgtatgtatgtatgtatgtattctTTGTTCATCACTTGATGTTCTATTAATTCAGGTTCTTAAGTGGTATTGTTGCGGATCTGAAATTTGGAAAATTTTGTAGTGTAAGCTTATAGAGCTTTTTAATTGCAACTTTTATTTCTAACATTAAGCCTGTTTGCGGGGCGGTTGCATATAAAAGCGGCGAATGTTTCACCGCTTTAGAATGCGATAACTAAATGCGgcaaatgattcaccgcctttactTAAATTGTTAATTCCCTAAGTCCGAACTTCGACAGTATTGAAGGACGAAAGTATAATGCGGTGAAGCCGCTTTCATGAGCACCCGcaaacacttttaaatgttTTTGTGAAAAACAAATAAAGCGGTGAATGAATTTGGCGTATTTAGAAGGCGGTGattcattcaccgctttttGTTTCCGATCTACACGGCATAATTCAGgcttaattttgtaaataatttctCAGAAGactctttttataattataatattttatacgtctaattataaaaaaagttcTCTAGGAATTTTATTATGATCGGAGGATTAATATATAGTGGCCTTTTTGGGTTGTTTGCAAGTTAGGGTAACAAAGGATTCAAATCAAAGTCCAAAAAACAAATATGTTGATTGGAAGTTAATAGAAATTATCTGTCTTGACTATCGAAAAGAAACTGGACCAGTGTTTGAGATAATTTAGTTCGATGAGATTCGATTACCAGAGCAAGttcaaaattgatatttatagCGTCGGTTGATTTTTCAGAAATGTGTGGAGAGAATTAAGATAGTAAATAAAGGTAGAGATTTTATGTTTCTAAtgcttaatttaaattatattttgtacCTTTTTTTATAATCTAGAACTTTAATAATCTAGAAAAAGGAATGAAATGTTTGAAAATGTTTCGGATATTTCGAGGTGCCATGGCCCCCTTGATGTTGTCCATTAGGGCGCATGGCCTGATTTTGCAAATATGTGCTAGTTTTGTTGATCAAGATAAAGGGCCAAGTATTACCTGTTGTCATTTAAGCTGATTAAATCTACTGAGGGCCAATACAATCGATTAGAATCGTGTTTCAACAAGAGATCTAATTCAAAGAAGTTTCCACAAAGATTTGGTTGCTAAATTAGATATCAGAGATGACTAACTTCGAGGGCCAAAATTTATCTTATAAATCGACTATTTTCGTATTTTCAGAACAGTGCTATTCATGTGAGGGAATTGTAATTTAATGTTCATAAAGATATTGGAGCTTGAAAAATGCTTTTTAATCTTTCAAGGATGAAATTGTCGCTAGAATTGAACAAAGAATTGCTGCTTGGACCTTTCTCCCAGAAGGTAAATTATGCGACTTGTTTCCTTTCCCAAGTCATTATTCCTCTTCCTTTGTTTATTAAGTATTTCTTTGCTCAGAGAATGGCGAAGCTATTCAAATCCTGCGCTATGAGAACGGACAGAAGTATGATGaacattttgattattttaacgACAAAAATAACCAAGCACTAGGAGGGCATAGAGTCGCTACAGTGCTTATGTACTTATCGGATGTAAAGAAAGGTGGGGAAACAGTGTTTCCTGATGCTGAGGTATGTAAGCGGCGGCTTGGCTCTTCAGCTAATTTTGGACCCTAAAACATGACATTAATTAACCCTTATATATATTGGTTGCAGGGAAAACTTTCTCAACACACGGATGAAACATGGTCTGAGTGTGCAAGATCTGGTTATGCAGGTAAAACATTCAATCTTATACATTGAAGAGAATGCGAAAGAGTTTTCTAAAATGAAGTAGCATTTAGTAGATATATTTCCTAGACGACTAACTCATCGAGGTTTACGTGTTCAAGATCTGGTTTTTCGAAGGTCTGTTCGAGATCTGGTTTTGCAGGTAAACATTCATTCTTATACATTGAAGAGAATGTCAAAGAGTTTTCCAAATCGAATTAACATCCAGTAAACAAATTTCCTGAATGATTTACTCATCGAGCTCGATATATTAGACAGTCATTTCGGTATCTGTgataatattttgttttgtaaAGCAagtgttagatgtgactcgaaattgattATCGACTCAAGTTCGGATTttcgactcgccgacagcttcgcggtgcgaccaatttggaaaacaattttatgaaggaaaaatgaatgtctgtggtgggtagcggagggctcgggccgagCCCGTTATGAATTTCCCCCGTTTTTTGTCCTAGAGGCGTgagatcgtggttggttgtaagCAGCTGAACATTGTATTCTCTTTTTCgttcgatagtgaagttctcttctccctcgcccgtggtttttttcctgcaaaggattttccacgtaaatctgtatgttatctttattttctgcttgtggtttgagtGTTTCGTATTTGCCATTttgtttccgtttgtgcgtttgtcgtaacagcAAGTCTTAACCTGCCTCTTCATCTGAGTTCTCTTCTTGCAGTGAAACCTAAGAAGGGTGATGCTTTGCTCTTCTTTAGCCTTCACGTCGATGCCACTACAGATCCAAGTAGCCTCCACGCGAGCTGCCCGGTCATCGAGGGCGAGAAATGGTCAGCAACAAAATGGATTCACGTCCATTCCTTCGACGATCCGCCGAGGAGGATCGCAACCGGGGAATGCTCGGATGAGAACGCATTGTGCCCGAGATGGGCCGCGGCAGGGGAATGCATGAAGAATCCCCTCTACATGGTGGGCACCGAGGAAGCGCGTGGCTTTTGTCTGAAGAGTTGCGGAATGTGCGACCCGGAGTAATCCTTGTAACCGATTCATCACTGTCACTGTTTTGATACACACAGTCTctctttttatgttttagttTATTTCAGATTGTTGgggtaaaaataaatatataaataaataaaataaaagattatggTTGATCCGTAATATTGATTTGAACTTAATCAATTTCTTGGATTCTATATAAACTAATTATGGTATAATTTGGgttcaataataataaaggtaaacttcaaataccacgtggtatcacactttctcactttagtattatgtggtttaaagtgtattaagttagtattctgtggtttatttttatttttttgtcaacttcttcattaatattttattaaattatatacaaaaaatttcaaataacctatcttggtttatcgaatatttctctttagtattctttagttttaactttgtcactgatttaacacaaaaaattcgtaaaattgataataaaaagagaaaaatgaaaccacatggtattaaattgatatattttaaaccacatggtagtaaagtgagaaagtgcaaaaccagaggggtagtatttaaagtttttcctaataataATGCATGTCCGGGGCTCATTGAATTTTTTAGCATATCTAATAATTCGGGCCTCATCTTAGCCCAACAAATGTTATTTGTGTCCAACAGGCTTCATTAAAATGGGCCAAATTTCAGCCCAATCCATGGGATGACAGCCCACATCTATATCCACATtcgaaaattcaatttcaaattttaaaaaaatattatgttcaaatttaatttcaaatttttaaactcTCAACCAATTAGCAAATATCTCTTATCCTAACGATCTCATACATattcttttctatttaaaattcgattttgaatttggaatttCCAACCAATTCCATAAATATCCTTTTCTCAGTCAATTACATCCACATTCCAAATTCGAGTTTGGATTTTAAAATACtcaaatttcgaatttttgaactCCCAACgaactagaaaatatttttgctcTCAACAAtctgattcaaaatttaatttgaattcttaaCCGACTAATCCCATCTAGACCTCTTCGATAGGAGAGGGGAGGAGgattcaaaagaaaatttctatGAAACCTGAATCAAAATTGCAATGAATTAAATAGGGGATTCTTTCGGACCCTAAAATTaaattgcaataaattaaaaagagaatTTCTTCGGAGCCCGATATCAAATtgcaattaaattaaaaaggaaatttCTTCGGACTCCAAATCAAAATCGCAATTTAAAAaggagatttcttcggaccccgaaATCAAAATTACAATTAAATCAATAGGGAATTTCTTCGGTCCCAAAtcaaaattgtaattaaatcaaaagaaaatttctatGAACTCCGAATCAAAActgcaataaattaaataggGGATTCTTTCAGACCCTAAAATTAAAttgcaataaataaaaaagagaatttcTTCGGAGCCCGAAATCAAATTGCAATTAAATTGAAAAGGAAATTTTTTCGGAGCCCAAAACCAAATTGCaattaaattgaaaagaaaatttcttcAGACTCCGAATCAAAATCACAATTTAAAAaggagatttcttcggaccccgaaATCAAAATTACAATTAAATCAATAGGAAATTTCTTCAGATTCCAAATCAAAGTTGCAATAAATTGAAAAGGGACTATCTTCGGACCCCGAATCAAAATTGCACTAAAATCCGAataggggatttcttcggatcccGAAATCAAATTGCAATTTAATTGAAAAGGAGATCTTCGGACCTCGAAATCAAATtgcaataaaattcaaaaagaaatttcttcgaacctcaaattcaaatttgcaaTAAGTATAAAGATACTTTCTTCGGATCCCAATtccatacaaaataaatttaaaataaaaagaatatacaAAACAACCCACAAATGAATACAAGCCCACAATTCAGGCACAGTCAACATGCAGGTTCTAATTCAAGTTCGGTCAACAATAAAAATCCAATTCATTAAAGTCCACACAAAATTTCCAACccattcagaaaaaaaaaaacaaaaaacaaatccAGCACACATGAAAGCCCAAATCGAGTCAACATATAGATTTCAAAtccagtccacaaataaaatccaaacccatcTCAAATCTAGTCCATAAATAACGGACTCACAATACAGTCCgcttaaaaataaaacacaaacccaatcctcttaaaaaaaataaaaataaaaaaaaaacccaatcctcttaaaaaaataaaaaaaaaaaaacccccaaaCCAAATCAATTTAAAGATAAAGCCTATAATCAAGATCACctgcaaaaaaatttttcaaaccTATTGCAAACCAAACTCGGGCCTAAAACCCCCAAAACCTGAACCTACAAAATGTAAATCCAATCTAGTCCATTATATAAGTCCAAAGCCCAATCAAACCCACAAAAAGTCAAATCTAATCTAGTCCACTATATACCAAATCTCAtatccaaatctcatgaactataaactaaatttcatgaaccaaattTTATGAATCATGgatcatgaaccatgaaccaaatttcataaaccaaatttcatgaatCTAAATCAAATCCTATACCCTAATCTTATGAACGATGAACCAAATTTTATGAACCAAATTTTATgaatcataaaccaaatcccataaaccaaatcccatgagccctataccaagttcatgaacGAAATCTCATGAAACATTCCAAGCTCTATGAACCATAcactaagttcatgaaccacaTACTAAATTTTATGAACCGTATACTAAATCTCATGAGCTATACGTTAAATCCATAAATCATATACCAACTTCATGAATCggatctcatgaaccatacatcaaACCCCATGAGCCATACACTAAGtttatgaaccaaatctcatgaagcATATACCAAATTTCATGAACCGTACACTAAGTTCATGAACTCAAATCTCATGaattatgaaccaaattttatgaaccatataccaaatttcataaatcatactttaagttcatgaaccaaatttcATGAATCATACACTAAATTCTATGAGTTATACACCAAACCATATCCAAatttcatgaaccatacaccaatcTTATGAACTATGCCCACACTTCATAAACCAAATCATATCCAAATCTCATACATCAAGTTCTATCATGAATTTCGACCTTTTGCTCTCGTAAccttaatacatatacttagggtccaGTCGATATTTTGCTTTAAC
It encodes the following:
- the LOC109715762 gene encoding probable prolyl 4-hydroxylase 7 isoform X2; translation: MASLPPSPSSSSMALFFAFLVLVSLPTLLVARSEPTFYDPARVSRLSWRPRAFLYRGFVSHEECDHLIELAKDKLEKSMVADDESGDSVASDIRTSSGMFLEKHQDEIVARIEQRIAAWTFLPEENGEAIQILRYENGQKYDEHFDYFNDKNNQALGGHRVATVLMYLSDVKKGGETVFPDAEGKLSQHTDETWSECARSGYADLVFRRSVRDLVLQVNIHSYTLKRMSKSFPNRINIQ
- the LOC109715762 gene encoding probable prolyl 4-hydroxylase 6 isoform X1, with the protein product MALFFAFLVLVSLPTLLVARSEPTFYDPARVSRLSWRPRAFLYRGFVSHEECDHLIELAKDKLEKSMVADDESGDSVASDIRTSSGMFLEKHQDEIVARIEQRIAAWTFLPEENGEAIQILRYENGQKYDEHFDYFNDKNNQALGGHRVATVLMYLSDVKKGGETVFPDAEGKLSQHTDETWSECARSGYAVKPKKGDALLFFSLHVDATTDPSSLHASCPVIEGEKWSATKWIHVHSFDDPPRRIATGECSDENALCPRWAAAGECMKNPLYMVGTEEARGFCLKSCGMCDPE